From the genome of Lotus japonicus ecotype B-129 chromosome 6, LjGifu_v1.2, one region includes:
- the LOC130723130 gene encoding ferredoxin--NADP reductase, root isozyme, chloroplastic-like isoform X3, producing the protein MTEVMRNRMAVTVPVGSDLSIRRSGFKASNFNFWDNSWAPVFTLDLKANSSCVRSRQVICMSVPVQQASVPKVIVSPLELEAASEPPLNLHKPKQPYTTIVSVERIVGPKAPGETCHIVIDHGGNVPYWEGQSYGFIPPGENPKKPGSPYNVRLYSIDYILLHPQDIEILLMAK; encoded by the exons ATGACAGAAGTAATGAGGAACCGA ATGGCTGTAACTGTTCCTGTTGGCAGTGATTTGTCTATCAGAAGATCAGGGTTTAAG GCATCTAACTTCAACTTTTGGGATAACTCATGGGCACCGGTGTTTACTTTGGACTTGAAAGCAAACAGCTCCTGTGTAAGAAGTCGTCAGGTGATATGCATGTCAGTGCCAGTGCAACAAGCGAGTGTACCCAAAGTGATTGTCTCCCCATTAGAATTGGAAGCTGCTTCAGAGCCTCCATTGAACTTGCACAAGCCTAAACAACCATATACAACAATtgtttctgttgagagaatagtGGGACCAAAGGCTCCAGGGGAAACTTGTCATATTGTGATTGATCATGGTGGAAATGTTCCCTACTGGGAAGGACAGAGCTATGGTTTTATTCCACCA GGTGAAAATCCGAAGAAACCTGGGAGTCCCTATAATGTTCGACTATATTCTATTGACTATATTCTATTGCATCCACAAGATATAGAGATTCTTTTGATGGCAAAATAG
- the LOC130723130 gene encoding ferredoxin--NADP reductase, root isozyme, chloroplastic-like isoform X1 has protein sequence MTEVMRNRMAVTVPVGSDLSIRRSGFKASNFNFWDNSWAPVFTLDLKANSSCVRSRQVICMSVPVQQASVPKVIVSPLELEAASEPPLNLHKPKQPYTTIVSVERIVGPKAPGETCHIVIDHGGNVPYWEGQSYGFIPPVSDLLLILILCFRSSLYLISGRESIMIDLRLQNLLSVNFDERTPFWISYNIQPNVLRVRSLILLVIGRTLPGSALPSHSI, from the exons ATGACAGAAGTAATGAGGAACCGA ATGGCTGTAACTGTTCCTGTTGGCAGTGATTTGTCTATCAGAAGATCAGGGTTTAAG GCATCTAACTTCAACTTTTGGGATAACTCATGGGCACCGGTGTTTACTTTGGACTTGAAAGCAAACAGCTCCTGTGTAAGAAGTCGTCAGGTGATATGCATGTCAGTGCCAGTGCAACAAGCGAGTGTACCCAAAGTGATTGTCTCCCCATTAGAATTGGAAGCTGCTTCAGAGCCTCCATTGAACTTGCACAAGCCTAAACAACCATATACAACAATtgtttctgttgagagaatagtGGGACCAAAGGCTCCAGGGGAAACTTGTCATATTGTGATTGATCATGGTGGAAATGTTCCCTACTGGGAAGGACAGAGCTATGGTTTTATTCCACCAGTAAGTGACTTGTTATTGATACTCATTTTGTGCTTCCGCTCCTCATTGTATCTGATTAGTGGACGTGAATCCATAATGATTGATCTTCGGCTTCAGAATCTTTTGTCAGTTAATTTCGATGAAAGGACCCCGTTTTGGATATCTTACAATATCCAACCAAATGTCCTTCGTGTTCGAAGTTTAATATTATTGGTCATTGGTAGAACTTTACCTGGTTCTGCCTTACCTTCACATTCCATCTGA
- the LOC130723130 gene encoding ferredoxin--NADP reductase, root isozyme, chloroplastic-like isoform X2 produces MAVTVPVGSDLSIRRSGFKASNFNFWDNSWAPVFTLDLKANSSCVRSRQVICMSVPVQQASVPKVIVSPLELEAASEPPLNLHKPKQPYTTIVSVERIVGPKAPGETCHIVIDHGGNVPYWEGQSYGFIPPVSDLLLILILCFRSSLYLISGRESIMIDLRLQNLLSVNFDERTPFWISYNIQPNVLRVRSLILLVIGRTLPGSALPSHSI; encoded by the exons ATGGCTGTAACTGTTCCTGTTGGCAGTGATTTGTCTATCAGAAGATCAGGGTTTAAG GCATCTAACTTCAACTTTTGGGATAACTCATGGGCACCGGTGTTTACTTTGGACTTGAAAGCAAACAGCTCCTGTGTAAGAAGTCGTCAGGTGATATGCATGTCAGTGCCAGTGCAACAAGCGAGTGTACCCAAAGTGATTGTCTCCCCATTAGAATTGGAAGCTGCTTCAGAGCCTCCATTGAACTTGCACAAGCCTAAACAACCATATACAACAATtgtttctgttgagagaatagtGGGACCAAAGGCTCCAGGGGAAACTTGTCATATTGTGATTGATCATGGTGGAAATGTTCCCTACTGGGAAGGACAGAGCTATGGTTTTATTCCACCAGTAAGTGACTTGTTATTGATACTCATTTTGTGCTTCCGCTCCTCATTGTATCTGATTAGTGGACGTGAATCCATAATGATTGATCTTCGGCTTCAGAATCTTTTGTCAGTTAATTTCGATGAAAGGACCCCGTTTTGGATATCTTACAATATCCAACCAAATGTCCTTCGTGTTCGAAGTTTAATATTATTGGTCATTGGTAGAACTTTACCTGGTTCTGCCTTACCTTCACATTCCATCTGA